The Synechocystis sp. PCC 7509 genome includes a window with the following:
- a CDS encoding urease subunit beta: protein MIPGEIIVQPGEIELNAGLQSIKLVVANIGDRPIQIGSHFHFYEVNEALSFQREQTKGMRLDIPAGTAVRFEPGDAKEVTLVPYTGSRQVYGFNNKINGSLDK from the coding sequence ATGATTCCCGGAGAAATAATCGTCCAACCAGGAGAAATCGAACTAAATGCAGGACTTCAATCAATAAAGTTAGTTGTAGCAAATATTGGCGATCGCCCAATTCAAATTGGCTCTCATTTTCACTTTTACGAAGTCAACGAAGCTTTAAGTTTCCAGCGTGAACAAACAAAAGGAATGCGCCTCGATATTCCCGCCGGGACAGCCGTTCGTTTTGAACCAGGAGACGCAAAAGAAGTAACTTTAGTCCCCTATACAGGTAGTCGCCAAGTCTACGGATTTAATAATAAAATTAACGGATCGTTAGATAAATAG
- a CDS encoding pentapeptide repeat-containing protein: MKLSILVIATILAPLVGATFPAIAYSPEDLEQLKQTGLCPRCDLTGAPLNELDLNGANLRNANLSQANLSQSNLVGADLSETNLEAANFTSANLTSATFTGANLRSATLENANLTRAGLFATNLDGANFKGATTTYANFRGSKFRLTTSPSGLVTSDRRYW; the protein is encoded by the coding sequence ATGAAATTAAGTATTCTTGTTATTGCTACTATACTTGCTCCTCTAGTAGGCGCGACCTTTCCAGCTATAGCTTACAGCCCGGAAGATTTGGAGCAGTTAAAACAAACAGGTTTATGTCCGAGGTGCGATTTAACGGGCGCTCCCCTCAATGAACTCGATCTTAATGGGGCTAACTTACGAAACGCTAATTTAAGTCAAGCTAATTTATCTCAATCTAATCTTGTCGGCGCAGATTTGAGCGAAACTAATTTGGAGGCTGCCAATTTCACAAGTGCTAACTTAACTAGCGCTACTTTTACGGGTGCTAACCTCCGATCGGCTACTTTGGAAAATGCTAATCTGACTCGTGCGGGATTATTTGCTACCAATTTAGACGGCGCTAACTTCAAAGGTGCAACTACAACTTATGCTAACTTTCGCGGCTCTAAGTTCCGGCTAACAACTTCCCCTAGTGGTTTAGTAACTTCAGATCGCCGTTATTGGTAG
- a CDS encoding DUF732 domain-containing protein yields the protein MNVKYLSAIAFTAICLLPGISYAQEQQDYACFFTTESGRTVDFSQTSLCGAQKAAPKVIANTDEAFLAEYKRNAMQYAPVRDSLLANAEQSPQVSSLQAQKVCSDLKSGLSLDEIKRKQATETVEQSSIVNAQIINNLATKYYCPKAGK from the coding sequence ATGAACGTTAAATATTTAAGCGCGATCGCCTTTACTGCTATTTGTCTATTGCCGGGAATTAGTTATGCTCAAGAACAACAAGACTACGCTTGTTTTTTTACTACTGAGTCTGGTCGCACCGTTGATTTTTCCCAAACGTCTCTATGTGGCGCTCAAAAAGCTGCTCCAAAAGTAATCGCTAATACCGACGAAGCATTTTTAGCAGAGTATAAGCGTAATGCCATGCAGTACGCCCCAGTCCGCGATAGTCTGCTAGCTAATGCGGAGCAATCACCACAAGTAAGCAGCTTGCAAGCTCAAAAAGTTTGCAGCGACCTAAAATCGGGACTTTCTCTCGATGAAATCAAACGAAAGCAGGCTACAGAAACCGTCGAGCAATCAAGTATAGTCAATGCACAGATTATTAATAACTTAGCTACCAAATATTACTGCCCTAAGGCGGGTAAGTAA
- a CDS encoding M20 family metallopeptidase — MLTRIQELAEKLRDRLIEIRRHIHTHPELSAQEYKTAAFVAGVLSSNGVRVTETVAKTGVIAEVIGNGTDARLLAIRTDMDALPIEERTGLEYASREPGIMHACGHDVHTTVGLGTAIILAQLASELPGNVRLLFQPAEEIAQGASWMIADGGMDKVTAILSLHVFPSINAGSIGVRYGALTAAADDLEIEIIGESGHGARPHEAIDAIWIASQVITNLQQAISRTQNPLRPVVLSIGQINGGRAPNVIADRVKLLGTVRSLHPETRANLPSWITNIVSSVCDSYGARYHVNYRSGVPSVQNDLALSQLVQTAAEEALGSDRVLVLTEPSLGAEDFSMYLEHAPGTMFRLGVGYKDRALNYPLHHPLFDVDESAIITGVVTMAYSAYKYWQQGK, encoded by the coding sequence ATGCTAACTCGTATTCAAGAACTGGCAGAAAAACTGCGCGATCGCCTAATTGAAATTCGCCGCCATATCCACACCCATCCCGAATTAAGCGCCCAAGAATATAAAACTGCTGCTTTTGTTGCCGGGGTTTTATCTTCTAATGGGGTTCGGGTTACTGAAACAGTAGCTAAAACTGGAGTTATCGCCGAAGTAATTGGCAATGGTACAGACGCGCGATTATTGGCAATTCGTACAGATATGGATGCTTTGCCCATTGAGGAACGCACAGGTTTAGAGTATGCCTCGCGCGAACCGGGAATCATGCACGCCTGCGGACACGACGTACACACGACCGTAGGCTTAGGTACGGCAATAATTTTGGCTCAACTAGCAAGCGAATTACCAGGTAATGTGCGGCTATTGTTTCAACCTGCTGAAGAAATTGCTCAAGGCGCTAGTTGGATGATTGCTGATGGGGGAATGGATAAGGTGACAGCAATATTGTCTTTGCACGTTTTTCCATCGATTAACGCTGGATCTATTGGTGTCCGCTATGGAGCGTTAACCGCCGCCGCCGATGACTTGGAAATAGAGATTATTGGAGAGTCTGGACATGGTGCTAGACCTCACGAAGCCATTGACGCGATTTGGATTGCGTCGCAAGTTATTACCAATCTTCAGCAAGCAATAAGCCGCACTCAGAACCCCCTGCGTCCGGTAGTGTTGAGTATTGGACAAATTAACGGCGGTAGAGCGCCAAATGTAATTGCCGATCGCGTAAAATTGTTAGGCACAGTGCGAAGCTTGCACCCAGAGACTCGCGCTAATTTACCGTCTTGGATTACTAATATAGTTTCTAGTGTTTGCGATAGTTATGGCGCTCGGTATCATGTTAACTATCGTTCCGGCGTGCCATCAGTTCAAAACGATTTAGCTTTGTCGCAGCTAGTACAGACGGCGGCGGAGGAAGCTTTGGGGAGCGATCGCGTTTTGGTACTTACAGAACCCTCATTGGGGGCGGAAGACTTCTCTATGTACTTAGAACACGCCCCTGGGACAATGTTTCGCTTGGGAGTGGGTTATAAAGATCGCGCTCTTAATTATCCTTTGCATCATCCATTGTTTGATGTGGATGAATCGGCAATTATTACCGGAGTTGTGACGATGGCTTATAGTGCTTACAAATATTGGCAACAAGGTAAATAA
- a CDS encoding primary-amine oxidase, with protein MTTTQDFPKVSRLDEIPHPLEPLTTEEIAASVAIICNEVKQTKYLRFVTIALNEPPKNEVINFKKGTAFNREAFVILLDNSTGVVAEVVVSLTNKNIAAWKEMPDVQPSIMLDEFIECEAAVKASPEFLAAIEKRGITDPEFVIIDPWSAGNFGIKEEAGQRIVRALCWVRSSANDNGYARPIEGVIPVVDLNKMEVLTVEDYGVVPLPPQSGNYSREFVTDYRTDLKPLDIIQPDGASFKVEGHKISWQKWQFRIGFTPREGLVLYTIGYEDKGKLRPIIYRASLVEMVVPYGDPKEPHFRKNAFDVGEYGVGTLANSLKLGCDCLGYIHYFDAAMTNSRGDVVTIPNAVCMHEEDYGILWKHTDWRTEETEVRRSRRLVVSFVATVANYEYGFFWYFYQDGTIQYEVKLTGIVNTTAVMPGETNKYGTLVAPQLNAPNHQHFFNVRLDMNLDGENNSVYEVNTEAEPISADNPYGNAFAAKSTLLATELAAQRVINPMSGRYWKVVNPDVHNSLGQPVAYKIMPGENILPFLHPESFVIKRAGYLNKHLWVTPYNKAENYPAGAYPNQHAGGDGLPEWTKADRHIENTDVVVWYTFGHNHIPRPEDWPVMPTSYIGFMLKPVGFFDANPALDVPPSAAKHSCH; from the coding sequence ATGACTACTACTCAAGACTTTCCCAAAGTATCGAGATTAGATGAAATTCCGCACCCATTAGAACCGCTTACGACAGAAGAAATTGCTGCTAGTGTAGCAATTATTTGTAACGAAGTTAAGCAAACAAAATATCTAAGATTTGTAACTATTGCCCTGAATGAACCGCCCAAAAATGAAGTTATTAACTTCAAAAAAGGTACGGCGTTTAATCGAGAAGCTTTTGTAATTTTGTTAGATAATTCTACAGGAGTAGTAGCGGAAGTTGTTGTATCGCTAACTAATAAAAATATTGCCGCTTGGAAAGAAATGCCGGATGTTCAACCATCCATTATGCTTGACGAATTTATTGAATGTGAGGCGGCAGTAAAAGCTAGTCCAGAATTTTTAGCAGCCATTGAAAAAAGAGGAATTACCGATCCAGAATTTGTAATTATTGATCCTTGGTCGGCGGGTAATTTTGGGATAAAAGAAGAAGCCGGACAACGAATTGTCCGCGCCCTTTGTTGGGTTCGTTCTAGTGCTAATGATAACGGTTACGCAAGACCAATTGAAGGTGTGATTCCGGTAGTTGACTTGAATAAAATGGAAGTCCTCACCGTTGAAGATTATGGTGTTGTGCCTTTACCGCCGCAATCGGGTAACTATAGTAGAGAATTTGTTACTGATTATCGAACGGACTTAAAACCCCTTGATATAATACAGCCAGATGGAGCGAGTTTTAAAGTTGAAGGACATAAAATAAGCTGGCAAAAATGGCAATTTAGAATTGGTTTTACTCCTAGAGAAGGGCTAGTTTTATATACAATTGGTTATGAAGATAAGGGAAAGTTAAGACCAATTATTTATCGAGCTTCTTTAGTAGAAATGGTTGTTCCTTATGGAGATCCAAAAGAGCCACATTTTCGCAAAAATGCCTTTGATGTGGGGGAGTATGGAGTAGGAACTTTAGCTAATTCTTTGAAGCTTGGTTGCGATTGTTTGGGCTATATTCACTATTTTGATGCGGCAATGACAAATAGCCGGGGGGATGTAGTAACTATCCCCAATGCTGTGTGTATGCACGAAGAAGATTATGGGATTTTATGGAAACATACAGATTGGCGCACAGAAGAAACAGAAGTTAGGCGAAGTCGTCGATTGGTGGTTTCTTTTGTGGCAACGGTGGCTAACTACGAATATGGTTTTTTCTGGTATTTTTACCAAGATGGCACAATTCAATATGAAGTAAAGCTGACGGGGATTGTTAATACTACAGCAGTCATGCCTGGGGAAACAAATAAGTATGGAACATTAGTTGCACCCCAACTAAATGCACCCAATCACCAGCACTTTTTTAATGTTCGCCTAGATATGAATTTAGACGGCGAAAATAACTCAGTTTACGAAGTAAATACTGAAGCCGAACCAATTAGTGCAGATAATCCTTACGGTAATGCTTTTGCGGCAAAATCAACGCTTTTAGCTACAGAACTTGCGGCGCAACGAGTAATTAATCCCATGTCTGGGCGTTACTGGAAAGTAGTTAATCCTGACGTACATAATAGCCTAGGTCAGCCTGTGGCATACAAAATCATGCCAGGGGAAAATATATTACCTTTTCTGCATCCAGAATCATTCGTAATTAAACGGGCTGGCTACCTAAATAAACATTTGTGGGTGACACCTTATAATAAAGCGGAGAATTACCCCGCCGGGGCTTATCCCAACCAACACGCAGGCGGTGACGGGCTTCCAGAGTGGACGAAGGCAGATCGGCACATAGAAAATACTGATGTAGTAGTGTGGTACACCTTTGGACACAACCACATTCCTCGCCCGGAAGATTGGCCAGTCATGCCTACATCTTACATCGGATTTATGTTGAAGCCTGTAGGATTTTTTGATGCAAATCCGGCGCTAGATGTACCACCATCGGCGGCAAAACATAGTTGTCATTAA
- a CDS encoding APC family permease — protein sequence MVKELVASPKERAVSGLRSQCLAFPEIIAQSVANIAPTATPTVNLGLVYASAGNGTWLTYVIATIGLVFVGMNINQFARRSASPGSLYAYIAKGLGATVGVISGWSLVLAYLFTAMAVLCGFANYTNVLVSALGIQFAPMFLYAICAGIAWYCAYKDIQLSTILMLAIEALSVGIILLLAVVILFKQNFAVDMSQLSLQNVKPEGLQLGLVLAIFSYVGFESATALGDEAKKPLQFIPRAVILSTVLSGLFFILLSYVEVLGFQGSATPLNQSSAPLNDLASGVGVGFFGLLITVAAIVSLFGCTLASINAGARILFTMARHGIFHASIGKAHDANGTPHIAVTMSSLFVFLVPASMSLFGLKILDVYGYLGTIATYGFLVTYILISIAAPMYLYREGILKFMDVATSVIAVLFMLVPVVGSLYPVPASPFNVFPYLFLMYLVVGGGWFMMLRLHSPEIIENMELELEKIHTKFNEMKKV from the coding sequence ATGGTGAAGGAATTAGTTGCAAGTCCGAAAGAGCGTGCAGTTTCAGGTTTGCGATCGCAATGTTTGGCTTTTCCCGAAATTATTGCTCAATCTGTTGCCAATATTGCCCCTACAGCTACGCCGACGGTCAATTTGGGCTTGGTATACGCCAGCGCCGGTAATGGCACTTGGTTAACTTATGTAATTGCCACCATTGGGTTAGTATTTGTGGGAATGAATATCAACCAATTTGCGCGACGTTCTGCTTCTCCTGGTTCATTATATGCCTACATTGCCAAAGGATTAGGGGCAACGGTGGGAGTAATATCAGGCTGGAGTTTGGTACTTGCTTACCTCTTTACAGCAATGGCGGTTTTGTGCGGTTTTGCCAATTATACAAATGTTTTAGTTAGTGCTTTGGGTATTCAGTTTGCACCAATGTTTCTGTATGCAATTTGTGCGGGAATTGCTTGGTACTGTGCTTATAAAGATATTCAACTATCAACAATTTTGATGCTGGCGATTGAAGCTTTGTCTGTAGGGATAATTTTACTATTGGCGGTGGTAATTTTATTTAAACAAAACTTTGCTGTCGATATGTCTCAGTTATCGCTGCAAAACGTTAAACCAGAAGGGTTACAACTAGGTTTAGTCTTGGCAATATTTAGTTACGTCGGGTTTGAAAGTGCTACAGCGTTGGGAGATGAGGCAAAAAAGCCTTTGCAATTTATCCCCCGCGCGGTGATTTTAAGTACGGTGCTATCGGGCTTATTTTTTATCCTGCTTTCTTACGTTGAAGTGTTAGGCTTTCAAGGATCTGCTACACCTCTTAATCAAAGTAGCGCCCCTTTAAATGACCTAGCAAGCGGTGTAGGGGTGGGATTTTTTGGGTTATTAATTACAGTAGCGGCGATCGTTAGTCTTTTTGGTTGCACTCTTGCCAGTATCAATGCGGGAGCAAGAATTTTGTTTACGATGGCACGACATGGGATATTTCATGCTTCCATTGGCAAGGCACACGATGCTAATGGTACGCCTCATATAGCAGTTACCATGTCATCGCTATTTGTGTTTCTTGTCCCAGCTTCGATGTCATTGTTTGGCTTAAAAATCTTAGATGTGTATGGATACTTAGGAACGATCGCAACTTACGGGTTTTTGGTAACTTATATTTTGATTTCCATTGCTGCACCGATGTACTTGTATCGGGAAGGAATACTTAAATTTATGGATGTGGCGACTTCAGTTATTGCGGTTTTATTTATGTTAGTCCCCGTAGTAGGCAGTCTTTACCCCGTCCCAGCATCGCCTTTCAACGTTTTTCCTTACTTGTTTTTGATGTACCTTGTAGTAGGTGGCGGTTGGTTTATGATGTTGCGCCTACACTCGCCGGAAATTATTGAGAACATGGAATTAGAACTTGAGAAAATCCATACCAAGTTTAACGAGATGAAAAAAGTTTAA
- a CDS encoding Rpn family recombination-promoting nuclease/putative transposase — translation MKTDTLFYYLFQEFPSIFFELIGQSASVADDYRFTSIELKQVAFRLDGLFLPPLDKPNLPIYFVEVQFQLDETFYYRLFAEIFLYLYQYKVVNNWQAIVVYPRRSVESVQPVPYQFLLDSDRIRRVYLDELQANQSLGVGIVQLVIESNKKAPAKAINLISQARQQVTNEQLQQQILEFIETIVIYKFPNLNRQEVEAMLGLDLIKNTRVYQEAQEEGKLAGKLEGKLEGKLEGKLEGKLEGKLEGKLEGKLEGKLETVPRFLKIGLSLEQVAEALDLDIEVVRQAASEQK, via the coding sequence GTGAAAACTGATACCCTTTTCTATTATTTATTTCAAGAATTTCCTAGTATATTTTTTGAATTAATTGGTCAATCAGCCTCTGTTGCTGACGATTATCGATTTACATCTATCGAACTAAAACAAGTTGCCTTTCGCTTAGATGGACTTTTTTTGCCGCCACTAGACAAGCCAAATTTACCAATTTATTTTGTCGAGGTGCAGTTTCAGCTAGACGAAACCTTTTACTATCGCCTATTTGCCGAAATCTTCTTATATTTGTATCAATACAAAGTTGTGAATAATTGGCAGGCGATTGTAGTTTATCCTCGGCGGAGTGTTGAATCGGTGCAACCTGTACCTTATCAATTTCTTTTAGATAGCGATCGTATCCGTAGAGTGTATTTAGACGAACTACAGGCAAATCAATCGCTTGGGGTGGGAATTGTCCAGCTAGTAATAGAAAGCAACAAAAAAGCTCCAGCGAAAGCCATAAACCTAATTTCGCAAGCAAGGCAACAAGTAACAAATGAACAACTTCAACAGCAAATCTTAGAATTTATAGAGACAATAGTAATATACAAATTTCCTAATCTCAATCGTCAGGAGGTAGAAGCAATGTTAGGGTTAGACCTGATTAAAAACACTAGAGTTTACCAAGAAGCACAAGAGGAAGGCAAGTTAGCAGGCAAACTAGAAGGCAAACTAGAAGGCAAACTAGAAGGCAAGCTAGAAGGCAAGCTAGAAGGCAAGCTAGAAGGCAAGCTAGAAGGCAAACTAGAAGGCAAACTAGAAACCGTACCCCGATTTTTAAAAATAGGGTTGAGCCTAGAACAAGTAGCAGAAGCACTCGATTTAGATATTGAAGTTGTCAGACAAGCTGCATCAGAGCAAAAGTAA
- a CDS encoding nucleoside deaminase, whose product MDKYMLSAIAQAKQGLMEGGIPIGSVLVKDGVIIGQGHNKRVQDGDPVTHAEIDCLRNAGRIGSYRGTTLYSTLMPCYLCAGAVVQFGIKKVIAGESQTFPGAEDFMKSHGVEVIDLNLAECKQLMSEFIHNHPQLWNEDIGM is encoded by the coding sequence ATGGATAAATATATGTTAAGTGCGATCGCTCAAGCAAAGCAAGGATTAATGGAAGGCGGTATTCCTATAGGTTCGGTGCTAGTTAAGGATGGCGTAATTATCGGACAAGGGCATAATAAACGAGTCCAAGATGGCGATCCGGTTACTCATGCAGAGATCGATTGTCTGCGGAATGCGGGTAGAATTGGCTCTTATCGAGGGACAACTTTATACTCCACTTTGATGCCTTGCTATCTCTGCGCTGGAGCGGTGGTGCAGTTTGGCATTAAAAAAGTTATCGCTGGAGAATCGCAGACTTTCCCCGGTGCAGAAGACTTTATGAAGTCTCACGGAGTGGAAGTTATCGATCTAAATTTGGCTGAATGCAAGCAGTTGATGAGTGAGTTTATTCATAATCATCCCCAATTGTGGAATGAAGACATCGGAATGTAG
- a CDS encoding cytochrome P450: MTIPDGPSNSVLMRRISTIKWIFNPFKVLEERAAKYGESFTISKNISPLVVYFTNPQAIEQIFTANAELFDTNSANDILLPLLGEHSMILLGGEKHQRQRKLLMPPFHGDRLRTYGELIHNVTEQVISQWQVGKAFKVRSSMQEISLQVILNAVFGIHEGERFNQLRQVLTTMLDSVGSPVSSLLLFFTSLQKDWGAWSPWGRFLRLKQQIDSLLITEIRERRQQNDPNRDDILSLLLAARDEQGEAMTDEELRDELITLLFAGHETTASALSWALYWIDSLPEVKEKLLNELKTLPAGSNFSDIARLPYLNAVCCETLRIYPIAITPFPRVVKVPMEIMGYQFEPGTLLLVSTYLTHQREDIYPEPKKFKPERFLERQFSPYEYLPFGGSNRRCIGAAFAMFEMKLALATILTSCELKLVNNRPIKPTRRGLTVAPPANMQMVVTQLKKQEKPVLV, translated from the coding sequence ATGACAATTCCAGATGGCCCAAGTAATTCAGTTTTAATGCGGAGGATCAGTACAATTAAGTGGATTTTTAATCCGTTTAAAGTGCTTGAAGAACGGGCGGCAAAATATGGAGAAAGTTTTACAATTTCCAAAAATATATCGCCTTTAGTTGTCTATTTCACTAATCCCCAAGCGATAGAACAAATATTCACCGCAAACGCAGAATTATTTGATACAAATAGCGCCAACGATATATTGTTGCCACTATTAGGCGAACACTCAATGATTTTGCTAGGAGGAGAAAAACATCAACGGCAGCGAAAATTATTAATGCCGCCCTTTCATGGCGATCGCTTACGCACTTATGGGGAGTTAATTCATAACGTTACAGAACAAGTAATTAGTCAGTGGCAGGTAGGAAAAGCCTTTAAGGTGCGATCGTCAATGCAAGAAATATCTTTGCAAGTGATTCTTAACGCTGTTTTTGGTATCCATGAAGGAGAACGATTTAACCAATTGAGGCAAGTTTTAACAACTATGTTAGATTCGGTGGGATCTCCCGTAAGTTCGTTATTGCTATTTTTTACTTCATTACAAAAAGACTGGGGTGCTTGGAGTCCTTGGGGGCGTTTTTTACGTCTCAAACAGCAAATTGATAGTCTACTGATAACAGAAATTAGAGAAAGAAGACAGCAGAACGATCCTAACCGCGATGACATTCTCAGTTTACTTTTAGCGGCGCGAGATGAACAAGGGGAAGCAATGACTGATGAAGAATTGCGAGACGAATTAATAACATTACTATTTGCCGGACACGAAACCACTGCCTCCGCCTTATCTTGGGCGTTGTATTGGATTGATTCGTTACCCGAAGTTAAAGAAAAACTACTAAACGAACTTAAAACTTTACCTGCGGGTTCTAATTTTAGCGATATTGCACGTTTGCCTTATTTGAATGCGGTTTGCTGCGAGACATTGCGGATCTATCCTATTGCGATAACTCCCTTTCCGCGAGTGGTAAAAGTACCGATGGAAATTATGGGCTACCAATTTGAACCCGGTACATTGTTATTAGTTTCTACTTATCTCACCCACCAGAGAGAAGATATTTATCCTGAACCGAAAAAGTTTAAACCGGAGCGCTTTTTAGAAAGGCAATTTTCACCTTACGAATACTTACCTTTTGGGGGGAGTAACCGTAGATGTATTGGTGCAGCCTTTGCCATGTTTGAGATGAAGTTGGCACTGGCGACTATTTTGACTAGCTGCGAATTGAAGTTAGTAAATAATCGTCCAATTAAACCAACAAGGCGCGGGTTGACTGTCGCGCCGCCAGCAAATATGCAAATGGTAGTTACGCAATTAAAGAAACAAGAAAAGCCTGTTTTAGTTTAA
- the rbsK gene encoding ribokinase translates to MSNNPCAIAFGSINMDLVAKTPKLPVPGETLLGHEFFTLPGGKGANQAVAMARLGIDTYMVGRVGNDSFGNQLLETLQSVGVNTENVFIDENISSGVALISVDDAGENQIIVIPGANGRVDSIDVENLISLLPNCRVLLMQFEVPLPTILLAAQAAKRLGVKVILDPAPVLKDIPAELYPLVDIITPNQTEIGSLVGFPVIDIESATKATHILLQRGVGCAIAKLGVKGVICTTKEETFFVPAFPVETVDTVAAGDAFNGGLAAAIVEGLPLRQAVVWGAAAGAIASTTSGTQSSMPTKDVLIDFLQARGAIKNNF, encoded by the coding sequence ATGAGCAATAACCCCTGCGCGATCGCCTTTGGCAGCATTAATATGGATTTAGTTGCTAAAACGCCAAAATTACCCGTACCTGGTGAAACTTTACTAGGACACGAATTTTTTACTCTACCTGGTGGTAAAGGCGCAAATCAAGCTGTAGCAATGGCGCGGCTAGGAATTGATACTTACATGGTAGGGCGTGTCGGTAACGATAGTTTTGGCAACCAATTACTTGAAACTCTGCAATCTGTAGGAGTAAATACAGAAAATGTATTTATAGATGAAAATATTAGTAGTGGCGTAGCGCTAATAAGTGTTGATGATGCGGGGGAAAATCAAATTATTGTTATTCCTGGTGCTAATGGGCGTGTAGATAGCATCGATGTAGAAAACTTAATTAGCTTACTACCCAATTGTCGGGTTTTGCTAATGCAGTTTGAAGTTCCCTTGCCAACTATTCTATTAGCTGCCCAAGCTGCTAAACGTTTGGGAGTAAAAGTAATTCTCGATCCTGCACCAGTTTTAAAAGATATCCCTGCCGAACTTTACCCGTTAGTTGATATTATTACGCCCAATCAAACAGAAATCGGTTCGTTAGTAGGATTTCCTGTAATTGATATAGAATCGGCAACTAAAGCCACCCATATTTTATTGCAGCGCGGTGTTGGATGCGCGATCGCTAAACTAGGAGTAAAAGGAGTAATTTGTACCACTAAGGAGGAAACATTTTTTGTTCCAGCTTTCCCGGTGGAAACGGTAGACACCGTAGCGGCGGGAGATGCTTTTAATGGCGGTTTAGCGGCGGCAATAGTCGAAGGGCTACCATTACGACAAGCAGTGGTTTGGGGCGCGGCTGCTGGGGCGATCGCATCAACAACGTCGGGGACGCAGTCATCTATGCCCACTAAAGATGTTTTAATTGATTTTTTACAAGCAAGAGGAGCAATTAAAAATAACTTCTAA
- a CDS encoding phosphotransferase has product MSSKFITVIHSIPSSGALEQSVLCHYQIDKLQSCRLLKRGLNDTYLIETEQKQYILRVYRHSWRTKEEIDFELELLNFLYKANVAVSYPLEKRTGGFITAIAAPEGTRYTALFSYAPGKVVDKKINSEQSRKLGETVATIHQATDNFKSSFNRPELNSEYLLDSSINAIAPLYKHRKNDIDYLYKQAENLKNNLIALDLPNCSPFYGICIGDVHAGNTHFNQLNQPTLFDFDQCGYGWRVFDIGKFINTAIVWKLESKIISSFLEGYQTIRQLNEIELRAIPMFTKIAHIWVMGISASVVGDVLPYGWFTDDWLDNKLELFKQLSD; this is encoded by the coding sequence ATGTCTTCTAAGTTTATTACTGTAATTCATTCAATTCCTTCTAGTGGAGCATTAGAACAAAGTGTATTATGCCATTATCAAATTGACAAACTTCAAAGCTGCCGATTACTTAAACGAGGACTGAATGACACTTACTTAATAGAGACAGAACAAAAGCAATATATCTTGCGAGTTTATCGCCATAGTTGGAGAACTAAAGAAGAAATTGATTTTGAACTAGAACTATTGAACTTTTTATATAAAGCTAATGTAGCGGTTTCTTATCCACTTGAAAAAAGAACAGGTGGTTTTATAACGGCAATTGCTGCTCCTGAAGGGACTCGTTATACTGCTTTATTTTCTTATGCTCCTGGTAAAGTAGTAGATAAAAAAATAAATAGCGAACAAAGCCGCAAGTTAGGAGAAACCGTTGCAACTATTCACCAAGCTACGGACAACTTTAAGAGTAGTTTTAACCGCCCTGAATTGAATAGCGAATATTTATTAGATTCTTCTATAAATGCGATCGCACCCTTATATAAACATAGAAAAAATGACATTGATTACTTATACAAACAAGCTGAAAACCTTAAAAATAATTTAATAGCATTAGACTTACCAAACTGTTCACCTTTTTATGGGATCTGTATAGGCGATGTTCATGCAGGAAACACTCACTTTAATCAACTAAATCAACCAACATTATTTGACTTCGATCAATGCGGCTATGGCTGGAGAGTTTTTGATATTGGAAAGTTTATAAATACAGCAATTGTTTGGAAACTAGAAAGTAAAATTATAAGCTCATTTTTAGAGGGTTATCAAACAATTCGTCAATTAAATGAAATTGAACTTAGAGCAATTCCTATGTTTACTAAAATCGCTCACATTTGGGTAATGGGAATTAGTGCAAGTGTAGTTGGAGATGTTTTGCCTTACGGTTGGTTTACTGATGATTGGTTGGATAACAAGCTAGAGTTATTTAAGCAACTAAGTGATTGA